From the Mastacembelus armatus chromosome 14, fMasArm1.2, whole genome shotgun sequence genome, one window contains:
- the LOC113142774 gene encoding pecanex-like protein 3 isoform X4: MGSQALQILRQGVWASLTGGWYVDPHQSTFSNCFHLYLWIFLLAFPFLLYMALPPSLVVAGVYSAVVAVFFTAIKVVNYRLHAMFDLGEIVEKKQASLTADGRRTEEGEEGSGVHCGNQHRDSHVGVEMTVFQKVNSTPPVRCSSQHSLFGLNQVSEFLPQLEDAGAPKGAPSVVQSCIAAALAGDFPGLMGVSGVSAGFREPGGCLSTPPSPSSQEDGGEKEHLQEVEELKEQLSQHNPEDNGLGAYSPLGPSAESESLGDTPLSPLIKSSLSEELSENLLGLGLDPVAFAPGTEHPGSRSGVALAAGSTDSCFSAGGATTDRETLSTVSSYRSEKTDSTQLESPSFSQSRPGDGQASASLPAIGSNVPELMEDTAGQGGSDTDNLSDSVLLRSPSKEFSHSQGLDRTLVEGEDLPPVPSDIAQPLPLQNSSPSSSGHSEVCDLDRSVPVPPLPPPRQANSVPSGLALGLVCSEPALPISSTPFLLSDQPALQTQQVVRPKDLKLLRASGSSVGHRPGRRKAPRRRAGAGSSSFDCGSYRRHHNHKQHRDYIPVRNRLGAKAYSESLFEDSSDEDDGSDMSAGSSLGSQRRYSSDDDDNDDDDSSSSTSCYSPDLANTGITSSLPSAAQLPTPRDGDLPETAGPSHSRAAQRSSSTASAKTHARVLSMDGAGGGQSNTAALPSTLLTMPSTSTPAPRTLTISKSDLEARTIHTDGFAGTHHHRLDSLGGSWTGSQMGWRAGELVEEGAVGGAMDPENGAKHDSVSSVKRTQAIRRRHNAGSNPTPPPSTMGSPPSLQDLQRARTSSHSRTRALPSALQFASSLLLPRSGIHEASTFDDTSEGAVHYFYDESGVKRSYTFGPAGGGYEDPVQERERERQSQSSSFTSTEVQEGAPVLSMLQPRPVVLQGMQVRRVPLETPEFDLDHESLQESQENTLMIEEKAKPKQYYRFWVLPGKWLRVRYDRLALLALLDRNRRVGENVFAVVLASLVAFLGFLLLLQGFFRDIWVFQFCLVIASCQYSLLKSVQPDAASPMHGHNWIIVYSRPVYFCLCCMMIWIFDLSGRSGSLQPFSLYGVTFFSAHFLLCVRDMLVVFALCFPVIFLFGLLPQVNTFVMCLLEQIDMHIFGGTATTSPLSSLFSLIRSVLVAALLYGFCLGAINAPWGDAHVPVLFSVFCGLLLALSYHLSRQSSDPTILWSLLRSKLFPELENRTPEEPPVEIKDPLPEKLRNSVKEILHSDLVMCPLMAVITFAISASTVFIALQPALSFVLYILAGVVGFITHYLLPQLRKQLPWFCLAHPVLRSREYSQFEVRDAAQLMWFEKLYAWLQCVEKYFIYPAVVLNSLTTEARTVGQNYKELDIYSRALFISVAGMKLLRSSFCAPSHQYVMLCFTTLFFQFDYPRFSETFLIDYYFMSILFSKMWDLLYKLRFVLTYIAPWQITWGSAFHAFAQPFAVPHSAVLFVQAIFSAVFSTPLNPVLGSAVFVTSYTRPVKFWERDYNTKRVDHSNTRLATQLDRNPGADDNNLNSIFYEHLTRSLQHSLCGDLLLGRWGNYNTGDCFILASDYLNALVHIIEIGNGLVTFQLRGLEFRGTYCQQREVEAITEGVEEDEGCCCCEPGHLPHMLSFNAAFGQRWLAWEVAATKYVLEGYSISDNNAASMLQVFDLRKILITYYVKSIIYYVNRSSKLEEWLTNETMQEALRPCLGPNYVDSDPTFNLNIDEDYDHRASGITLSSFCMVYLDWIQYCNSRRQTPVTCERDSPLVNLCFGLCILGRRALGTASHSMSASLEPFLYGLHALFKGDFRITSPRDEWVFADMDLLNRVVAPGVRMSLKLHQDHFTSPDEYEDPTVLYDAITANEEKMLISHEGDPVWRSAILANMPSLLALRHIMDDGSDEYKIIMLNKRFLSFRVIKVNRECVRGLWAGQQQELVFLRNRNPERGSIQNAKQALRNMINSSCDQPIGYPIYVSPLTTSYAGAHSQLRSVWGGPVSPHNIYTWLISSWDRLQKGCGAGCNSGGNIEDSDCGGGSTSISTNPAVHTTQSTPASSLPQPHITTVQPSMGTDNPLGPTPNWPHHPQPLPLALLSQSEGRMEAGLLTSLQRTSSIQGLLGQQLSSSQLSFSSSVAPPSLPGPERFCPASLLDNSGHRAGQRAGLSQGSGLHYESHFGKWSFSGRKGFNGPAAVEGEGGMVQTIRTHPTPPAPLQEASPTQDPLGATQTFDPHLLTSEDSPTPREESTELPLLEHLR, encoded by the exons ATGGGTTCCCAAGCTCTTCAGATATTGCGGCAGGGTGTGTGGGCTTCACTCACGGGAGGCTGGTATGTGGACCCACATCAGAGCACATTCTCCAACTGCTTCCACCTCTACCTTTGGATATTTCTCCTGGCCTTCCCCTTTCTGCTGTACATG GCTCTTCCTCCTAGCTTGGTGGTTGCAGGCGTGTACTCTGCTGTGGTGGCAGTCTTTTTTACAGCCATCAAGGTGGTGAACTACCGGCTACATGCCATGTTTGACCTTGGGGAGATTGTAGAGAAGAAGCAAGCCTCACTCACGGCTGATGGCCGCAGGAcggaagaaggagaggaaggttCAGGTGTTCACTGTGGGAATCAACACAG GGATAGTCATGTTGGTGTCGAGATGACAGTGTTTCAGAAAGTCAACTCAACACCCCCAGTGCGGTGTAGCTCCCAGCACTCTCTGTTTGGATTGAACCAGGTGTCG GAGTTCTTGCCCCAGCTGGAGGATGCAGGGGCCCCAAAGG GAGCTCCTAGTGTGGTGCAGTCCTGcattgctgctgctctggcagGTGATTTCCCAGGGCTAATGGGCGTATCTGGAGTGTCAGCTGGATTTAGAGAACCTGGAGGTTGCCTGTCCACCCCCCCTTCACCCTCCAGTCAAGAAGATGGAGGTGAGAAAGAACATTTGCAAGAAGTGGAGGAGTTAAAAGAGCAACTGTCTCAACACAACCCTGAGGACAATGGGTTGGGAGCTTATTCTCCCCTTGGTCCATCTGCTGAATCAGAGAGCCTGGGGGATACTCCCCTTAGCCCTCTTATAAAGAGTAGCTTAAGTGAGGAGCTGAGTGAAAACCTCCTGGGTTTGGGCCTTGACCCTGTGGCATTTGCACCTGGAACTGAGCACCCAGGCAGCCGCAGTGGGGTAGCACTTGCTGCCGGATCCACGGACAGCTGCTTCAGCGCAGGTGGGGCCACCACAGACCGTGAGACGCTAAGCACTGTCAGCAGTTACCGCAGTGAAAAAACAGATTCCACTCAGCTCGAAAGTCCTTCATTCAGCCAGTCACGGCCTGGAGATGGACAAGCTTCTGCCTCATTACCAGCAATAGGCTCTAATGTCCCTGAGCTGATGGAGGATACAGCAGGACAGGGTGGCAGTGATACTGACAACCTGTCGGACAGTGTGTTACTGCGCTCCCCTTCCAAAGAGTTCTCCCATAGTCAGGGGCTAGACAGGACGCTTGTTGAGGGAGAGGATTTGCCACCTGTACCCTCTGATATTGCACAGCCCCTTCCTCTCCAGAACTCTTCCCCTTCAAGCAGTGGGCATTCAGAGGTTTGTGATTTAGATAGAAGTGTCCCAGTCCCTCCCCTACCCCCACCTCGGCAGGCCAATTCAGTACCCTCAGGGCTGGCCCTGGGCCTAGTGTGTTCTGAGCCTGCTTTGCCCATATCCTCTACCCCTTTCTTACTGTCTGATCAGCCTGCACTGCAAACCCAGCAGGTTGTGCGCCCTAAAGACTTAAAGCTGCTGCGGGCCAGCGGCAGTAGTGTGGGGCACAGACCAGGCCGAAGGAAAGCTCCACGAAGGCGAGCTGGAGCAGGAAGCAGTAGTTTTGACTGTGGCTCTTACAGGCGTCACCACAATCATAAACAACACAGAGATTACATCCCAGTGCGTAACCGATTGGGTGCCAAGGCTTACAGTGAAAGTCTGTTTGAGGACTCCAGCGATGAGGATGATGGCAGTGACATGAGTGCCGGTTCTAGTCTGGGCTCTCAGCGCCGATACAGCTCAGATGACGATGACAACGATGATGATGACTCAAGTTCCTCTACCTCCTGCTACTCCCCAGACCTTGCTAACACTGGCATTACATCCTCCCTACCCTCTGCTGCTCAACTGCCCACTCCAAGAGATGGGGATTTACCTGAAACTGCTGGCCCATCTCATTCTCGTGCTGCTCAGCGCTCTTCTAGCACAGCTAGTGCTAAAACTCACGCAAGGGTGCTAAGTATGGATGGGGCAGGTGGAGGCCAGAGCAACACAGCAGCGCTTCCTTCAACACTGCTTACAAtgccctccacctccaccccagCACCCCGCACTCTCACCATCTCTAAGTCTGATCTGGAAGCCCGCACCATCCATACCGATGGCTTCGCGGGAACTCATCATCATCGACTGGATTCTCTTGGAGGCTCTTGGACTGGAAGCCAGATGGGCTGGAGGGCAGGGGAACTGGTTGAAGAGGGAGCTGTGGGAGGAG CCATGGATCCAGAGAATGGAGCCAAACATGACTCCGTCAGCAGTGTTAAGAGGACCCAGGCCATCCGCAGGCGACACAATGCTGGGAGCAACCCTACACCACCACCGTCCACAATGGGATCCCCTCCCAG CCTCCAGGATCTCCAGCGAGCTCGGACCTCCTCTCATTCTCGGACCCGTGCACTTCCATCAGCCTTACAGTTTGCCTCCTCACTCCTATTGCCTCGCAGTGGCATCCATGAGGCCTCTACCTTTGACGATACATCGGAGGGAGCTGTGCACTACTTCTATGATGAGAGCG GAGTGAAGAGGTCCTACACTTTTGGACCTGCTGGAGGTGGTTATGAGGACCCAGTTCA GGAAAGGGAAAGGGAGAGGCAGTCCCAGTCCTCGAGCTTCACCTCCACTGAGGTCCAGGAAGGGGCCCCAGTCCTGTCCATGCTCCAGCCCAGACCTGTGGTTTTACAGGGCATGCAGGTGCGCAGAGTGCCTCTGGAAACACCTGAG TTTGATCTGGATCATGAGTCTCTACAAGAATCCCAAGAAAACACTCTGATGATTGAGGAGAAAGCCAAACCCAAACAGTACTATCGCTTTTGGGTGCTGCCTGGGAAATGGCTGAGAGTACGATATGATCGGTTGGCTCTTCTGGCCTTGCTGGACAG GAACCGCCGTGTGGGAGAGAACGTGTTCGCTGTGGTGCTGGCCAGTCTGGTGGCCTTCCTgggcttcctgctgctgctgcagggttTCTTCAGGGACATCTGGGTCTTCCAGTTCTGCTTGGTGATTGCTAGCTGTCAGTACTCCTTACTGAAG AGTGTACAACCAGATGCAGCTTCTCCCATGCAT GGCCACAACTGGATCATTGTGTACAGTCGGCCTGTCTACTTCTGCTTGTGCTGTATGATGATCTGGATCTTTGACTTGTCTGGGCGCTCTGGAAGCCTGCAACCCTTTTCCCTCTATGGCGTCACTTTCTTCTCTGCACACTTCCTGCTCTGTGTCCGGGATATGCTCGTTG TGTTTGCCTTGTGTTTCCCGGTGATTTTCCTGTTTGGGTTGCTACCTCAGGTCAATACTTTTGTGATGTGTCTGCTGGAGCAGATTGACATGCACATTTTTGGTGGAACTG CCACTACCAGCCCCCTCTCATCTCTATTCAGCCTCATACGCAGTGTGTTGGTGGCTGCTCTGCTGTATGGTTTCTGCCTCGGTGCCATCAAC GCACCCTGGGGGGATGCCCATGTGCCAGTactgttctctgtgttttgtggCCTGCTCCTGGCCTTATCCTACCACCTCAGCCGGCAAAGCAGCGATCCCACCATCCTCTG gTCACTGCTCCGGTCTAAATTATTCCCAGAGCTGGAGAACCGAACCCCAGAAGAACCCCCTGTGGAGATCAAGGACCCTCTTCCCGAGAAACTGCGTAACTCTGTG AAAGAGATTCTCCATTCAGACCTCGTCATGTGTCCCCTCATGGCTGTGATCACCTTCGCCATCAGTGCCAGCACAGTTTTCATCGCTCTTCAG CCTGCTCTTAGCTTTGTCTTGTACATCCTGGCTGGAGTTGTGGGCTTCATCACACACTATCTCCTGCCTCAGCTGCGCAAACAGCTGCCATGGTTCTGCCTGGCTCACCCTGTGCTCCGCTCCAGGGAGTACAGTCAGTTTGAGGTCCGAG ATGCTGCTCAGTTGATGTGGTTTGAGAAGCTGTATGCATGGCTTCAGTGTGTGGAGAAATATTTCATCTACCCCGCCGTAGTGCTTAATTCCCTAACGACAGAGGCTCGAACTGTGGGGCAGAACTATAAGGAGCTGGACATCTA CAGCCGAGCTCTCTTCATCTCAGTAGCAGGCATGAAGCTGCTGCGTTCGTCCTTCTGTGCCCCGTCACACCAGTATGTCATGCTGTGCTTCACCACACTCTTCTTCCAATTTGACTATCCACGCTTCTCTGAGACCTTCTTAATCGACTACTACTTTATGTCCATTCTCTTCAGCAAG ATGTGGGACCTGCTGTACAAGCTGCGCTTCGTATTGACTTACATCGCCCCGTGGCAGATCACCTGGGGCTCAGCCTTCCACGCCTTTGCTCAACCCTTTGCTGTGCCCC ACTCCGCTGTGCTTTTTGTCCAGGCCATCTTTTCTGCCGTCTTCTCCACCCCTCTCAATCCTGTCCTAGGCAGTGCCGTGTTTGTCACTTCATACACCAGACCTGTAAAGTTCTGGGAGCGAGACTACAA CACCAAGCGAGTCGATCATTCCAACACCAGACTTGCCACTCAGTTAGACCGCAATCCAG GTGCCGATGACAACAATCTGAACTCAATCTTCTACGAGCACCTGACACGCTCTCTGCAGCACAGCTTGTGTGGAGACCTGCTGCTCGGTCGCTGGGGCAACTACAACACAGGCGACTGTTTCATCCTCGCCTCGGACTACCTTAACGCTCTGGTGCACATCATCGAGATCGGCAACGGCCTGGTCACCTTCCAGCTCAGGGGTCTAGAGTTCAGAg GTACCTACTGTCAGCAGAGGGAGGTAGAGGCCATCACTGAGGgagtggaggaggatgagggctgctgctgctgtgaaccTGGACACCTTCCTCACATGCTGTCATTCAATGCTGCCTTTGGACAGCGCTGGTTGGCTTGGGAGGTGGCCGCCACCAAGTATGTACTAGAGGGCTACAGCATCAGCGACAACAATGCAGCCTCCATGTTGCAAGTGTTTGACCTTCGTAAGATCCTCATCACATACTACGTTAAG AGCATTATTTACTATGTGAATCGGTCTTCTAAGCTGGAGGAGTGGCTGACTAATGAGACAATGCAGGAGGCTTTACGGCCTTGTCTTGGCCCGAACTATGTAGACAGTGACCCCACCTTCAACCTGAACATCGATGAGGACTATGACCACAGGGCCTCTGGCATTACCCTCTCCTCTTTCTGCATGGTGTACCTGGACTGGATTCAGTACTGCAATAGCAGGCGTCAAACG CCGGTGACTTGTGAAAGAGATTCTCCGCTTGTCAACCTCTGTTTTGGGCTGTGCATCCTGGGAAGAAGAGCACTGGGCACAGCCTCCCACAGCATGTCTGCAAG CTTGGAGCCATTTCTTTATGGCCTCCATGCACTGTTCAAGGGAGACTTCCGCATCACATCTCCCAGGGATGAATGGGTGTTTGCAGATATGGACCTGTTGAATCGAGTCGTGGCCCCAGGAGTGCGGATGTCCCTCAAACTGCATCAG GACCACTTTACATCTCCAGACGAGTATGAGGATCCTACTGTTCTGTACGACGCCATCACTGCCAATGAGGAGAAGATGTTGATATCACATGAGGGTGACCCTGTGTGGCGCAGTGCTATTCTCGCAAACATGCCTTCACTGCTGGCACTGCGTCACATCATGGATGACGGCAGCGACGAGTACAAGATCATCATGCTTAACAAGAGGTTCCTCAGCTTCAGAGTCATCAAG GTGAACAGAGAGTGTGTGCGTGGGCTGTGGGCCGGTCAACAGCAGGAGCTGGTTTTCCTGCGTAATCGCAACCCAGAGCGTGGCAGTATTCAAAACGCCAAACAGGCCCTGCGGAATATGATAAACTCCTCATGTGACCAGCCCATTGGCTACCCCATCTATGTATCCCCCCTCACCACCTCGTACGCTGGGGCGCACAGCCAGCTCCGCTCTGTGTGGGGCGGACCTGTGAGCCCACACAACATTTACACCTGGCTTATCAGCAGCTGGGACAG GTTACAGAAGGGCTGTGGTGCTGGCTGTAACAGTGGTGGAAACATTGAGGACTCAGACTGTGGAGGTGGCTCCACGTCCATCTCCACCAACCCAGCTGTTCACACCACCCAGAGCACACCGGCCTCCAGCCTTCCCCAGCCACACATCACCACGGTCCAGCCCTCCATGG GTACAGACAACCCTCTAGGGCCAACCCCAAACTGGCCTCACCACCCCCAACCTCTTCCATTAGCTCtactcagccaatcagagggcAGGATGGAGGCGGGGCTGCTCACGTCCCTACAGCGTACATCCTCTATCCAGGGGCTGCTGGGCCAACAGTTGTCCAGCTCCCAGCTCTCCTTCAGCAGCTCTGTGGCTCCACCTTCTCTGCCAGGCCCAGAGCGCTTCTGCCCAGCGAGCCTTCTGGACAACTCGGGGCACAGAGCAGGCCAGCGGGCTGGCCTCAGCCAGGGCAGTGGCCTACACTATGAGAGCCACTTTGGCAAATGGAGTTTTTCAGGCAGGAAGGGCTTTAATGGACCAGCTGCAGTGGAGGGGGAAGGAGGAATGGTACAGACCATACGCACACAC CCTACTCCTCCTGCACCCTTACAAGAGGCCAGTCCAACACAGGACCCTCTGGGAGCTACTCAGACTTTTGACCCACACCTGCTGACCTCAGAGGACTCCCCTACTCCTCGAGAGGAATCCACAGAGCTGCCTTTACTTGAGCACCTGCGCTGA